From Ignisphaera aggregans DSM 17230, the proteins below share one genomic window:
- a CDS encoding hypothetical protein (KEGG: tga:TGAM_0987 hypothetical protein~SPTR: B7R0M8 Trichohyalin, putative) yields MSIQCHLILDPIKRKVLNRGLRDLKGLYHGELLEYYKELEEIRKTLQTRCINEIPSELYRYFEASITLAFLKVCVALEETGYPHDELGKLGYCRFTSDEKNALRGLEKYFILRDVSIDNIVEYIVAEKGTVFTLVKEALREGYINFVELMEVWRNNLDIRESLIIAFQSVYREIFDNIKEAFIKLIEKRPAWLNRVFKEYEDMLLDSAEVREKFEKIYREAFQNRLREMEEKFEFLERERSSLLETIRMLSEKIEKEVSSKEMLLKELENIRTRYEDVRRRYEELLSEWNKKVEEVNKLAEELKNKEEQLSKIAERERELSAAREALEAEVARLKSLREDYEKKIRILEEELSLKATEINSLREKLEGLQNALQGRVEGNFVSYEDIESILVIHAGRFRDKIEQIRELVTPWGRIDVDKWTDRAITPHIQNGYAIRIGFARLVKGGIFSRRRSIEINLVYYIRHDKLKSLGYDNEALSLSEFLNIIREYVEEALHDDSKFIVIGIVSPTGYSEKVVSYVTGKEIGKSLILSNLVVILVDPIKNTIYYPDTSRYAKDYVWLFRLEAPEEEKIGIAKVLKELHDEALIKTGQGYAPLTEFHSRAKTYPLIARLRVLNKLMECGDIEIKKIDRNPYILFKRVPTQWCIH; encoded by the coding sequence TTGAGTATACAGTGTCATCTTATTCTCGATCCTATAAAGAGGAAGGTTCTTAATAGGGGTTTAAGAGATCTAAAGGGTTTGTATCATGGAGAACTTCTTGAATACTACAAAGAGCTTGAAGAGATTCGCAAGACTTTACAGACTAGATGTATAAATGAAATTCCTAGTGAGCTATATAGATATTTTGAGGCTTCTATAACTTTAGCATTTCTAAAGGTATGTGTAGCTCTAGAGGAGACTGGATATCCACATGATGAGCTGGGGAAGTTGGGCTACTGTAGATTTACTAGTGATGAAAAGAATGCATTGAGGGGATTAGAAAAGTATTTCATACTTAGAGATGTTAGTATAGATAATATTGTGGAGTATATTGTAGCTGAAAAAGGTACAGTATTTACACTAGTTAAAGAGGCTCTTAGGGAGGGATATATTAATTTTGTAGAGCTAATGGAGGTTTGGAGAAATAATCTAGATATTAGAGAATCTCTTATAATTGCATTCCAAAGTGTTTATAGAGAGATATTTGATAATATTAAAGAAGCATTTATAAAACTTATAGAGAAGAGACCTGCATGGCTTAATAGAGTCTTTAAGGAGTATGAAGATATGCTTCTTGATAGTGCTGAGGTTAGAGAGAAGTTTGAGAAGATTTATCGTGAGGCTTTTCAGAATAGACTTAGGGAGATGGAAGAAAAGTTTGAGTTTCTAGAGAGAGAACGTTCATCGTTGCTAGAGACTATAAGAATGCTTAGTGAGAAGATAGAGAAGGAGGTGTCCAGCAAAGAGATGCTATTAAAGGAGCTTGAAAATATTAGGACTAGATATGAGGATGTTAGAAGAAGATATGAGGAGCTGTTAAGCGAATGGAATAAGAAGGTTGAGGAGGTTAATAAACTTGCTGAAGAGCTGAAGAATAAAGAGGAACAGCTTTCAAAAATAGCTGAGAGAGAAAGAGAGTTATCAGCTGCAAGAGAAGCTCTAGAGGCTGAGGTTGCTAGGCTGAAGAGTTTGAGAGAAGATTATGAGAAGAAGATACGTATTCTTGAGGAGGAACTATCTTTAAAGGCTACAGAGATTAATTCATTAAGGGAGAAGCTTGAGGGTTTACAGAATGCTCTTCAGGGTAGGGTGGAGGGAAACTTTGTTAGCTATGAAGATATTGAGAGTATCTTAGTTATACATGCAGGTAGATTTAGAGATAAAATTGAACAGATTAGAGAGCTTGTAACTCCATGGGGTAGAATAGATGTTGATAAATGGACAGATAGAGCTATTACACCACATATACAGAATGGATATGCTATAAGGATAGGTTTTGCTAGACTTGTTAAGGGAGGGATATTCTCTAGGAGGAGATCTATAGAGATAAATCTAGTTTATTATATACGACACGATAAACTAAAGTCTTTAGGCTATGACAATGAAGCTCTCTCCCTCTCTGAGTTTCTAAATATAATTAGAGAATATGTTGAGGAGGCACTCCATGATGATTCTAAATTCATTGTTATAGGCATAGTATCGCCAACTGGATACTCAGAGAAAGTAGTAAGCTATGTAACTGGTAAAGAAATTGGTAAATCCCTTATACTCTCAAACCTAGTAGTAATATTGGTTGACCCCATCAAAAACACTATATACTATCCAGACACTAGTCGGTATGCCAAGGACTATGTCTGGCTATTCCGATTAGAGGCACCAGAGGAAGAGAAAATCGGGATTGCTAAAGTATTGAAGGAGCTACACGATGAAGCATTGATTAAAACTGGTCAAGGTTATGCACCTCTTACAGAGTTTCATAGTAGGGCAAAGACATATCCCCTTAT